The Mus caroli unplaced genomic scaffold, CAROLI_EIJ_v1.1 scaffold_13219_1, whole genome shotgun sequence genome includes a window with the following:
- the LOC110288363 gene encoding protein tyrosine phosphatase type IVA 1-like isoform X1, with translation MALMNHLAPVEVTSKNMRFLITHNPTNVTLNKFIEELKKYGVITIVRVCETTYDTTLEEKEDIHVLDWPFDDAAPPSNQIVNDWLSLVKIKFCEEPGCRIAVHCVARLGRAPVLVALALIEGGMKYEDAVQFIRQKRRGAFNSKQPLYLEKYCPIMRLRFKDSNGHRNNCCIQETWGA, from the coding sequence atggCTCTAATGAACCACCTTGCTCCTGTGGAAGTCACATCCAAGAACATGAGATTTCTTATTACACACAATCCAACCAATGTGACCTTAAACAAATTTATAGAGGAGCTTAAGAAGTATGGAGTTATCACAATAGTAAGAGTATGTGAAACAACTTACGACACTACTcttgaggagaaagaagacattCATGTTCTTGACTGGCCTTTTGATGATGCTGCACCACCATCCAACCAGATTGTCAATGACTGGTTAagtcttgtgaagattaaattTTGTGAAGAACCTGGTTGCCGTATTGCTGTCCATTGTGTTGCACGCCTTGGCAGAGCTCCAGTGCTTGTTGCCCTAGCATTAATTGAAGGTGGAATGAAATATGAAGATGCAGTACAATTCATAAGACAAAAGCGGCGCGGAGCTTTTAACAGCAAGCAACCTTTGTATCTGGAGAAATACTGTCCGATAATGCGGCTCCGCTTCAAGGATTCCAATGGTCATAGAAACAACTGTTGTATTCAAGAAACCTGGGGTGCCTGA
- the LOC110288363 gene encoding protein tyrosine phosphatase type IVA 1-like isoform X3, with product MNHLAPVEVTSKNMRFLITHNPTNVTLNKFIEDWPFDDAAPPSNQIVNDWLSLVKIKFCEEPGCRIAVHCVARLGRAPVLVALALIEGGMKYEDAVQFIRQKRRGAFNSKQPLYLEKYCPIMRLRFKDSNGHRNNCCIQETWGA from the exons ATGAACCACCTTGCTCCTGTGGAAGTCACATCCAAGAACATGAGATTTCTTATTACACACAATCCAACCAATGTGACCTTAAACAAATTTATAGAG GACTGGCCTTTTGATGATGCTGCACCACCATCCAACCAGATTGTCAATGACTGGTTAagtcttgtgaagattaaattTTGTGAAGAACCTGGTTGCCGTATTGCTGTCCATTGTGTTGCACGCCTTGGCAGAGCTCCAGTGCTTGTTGCCCTAGCATTAATTGAAGGTGGAATGAAATATGAAGATGCAGTACAATTCATAAGACAAAAGCGGCGCGGAGCTTTTAACAGCAAGCAACCTTTGTATCTGGAGAAATACTGTCCGATAATGCGGCTCCGCTTCAAGGATTCCAATGGTCATAGAAACAACTGTTGTATTCAAGAAACCTGGGGTGCCTGA
- the LOC110288363 gene encoding protein tyrosine phosphatase type IVA 1-like isoform X2, which yields MALMNHLAPVEVTSKNMRFLITHNPTNVTLNKFIEELKKYGVITIVRVCETTYDTTLEEKEDIHVLDWPFDDAAPPSNQIVNDWLSLVKIKFCEEPGCRIAVHCVARLGRAPRRGAFNSKQPLYLEKYCPIMRLRFKDSNGHRNNCCIQETWGA from the exons atggCTCTAATGAACCACCTTGCTCCTGTGGAAGTCACATCCAAGAACATGAGATTTCTTATTACACACAATCCAACCAATGTGACCTTAAACAAATTTATAGAGGAGCTTAAGAAGTATGGAGTTATCACAATAGTAAGAGTATGTGAAACAACTTACGACACTACTcttgaggagaaagaagacattCATGTTCTTGACTGGCCTTTTGATGATGCTGCACCACCATCCAACCAGATTGTCAATGACTGGTTAagtcttgtgaagattaaattTTGTGAAGAACCTGGTTGCCGTATTGCTGTCCATTGTGTTGCACGCCTTGGCAGAGCTCCA CGGCGCGGAGCTTTTAACAGCAAGCAACCTTTGTATCTGGAGAAATACTGTCCGATAATGCGGCTCCGCTTCAAGGATTCCAATGGTCATAGAAACAACTGTTGTATTCAAGAAACCTGGGGTGCCTGA